One window of the Perca fluviatilis chromosome 5, GENO_Pfluv_1.0, whole genome shotgun sequence genome contains the following:
- the LOC120558742 gene encoding C-type lectin BfL-2-like, with the protein MDVKGSAVNYVYVNPMSWFDAQTYCRKYHTDLASVRNAADNQKVLGAIPYLETVWIGLFRDTWKWSDGSNSSFRFWQNGQPNYHGETYVGADFSDSGKWGDWTFDWKRAFICYDPVVTKKVMKVKIENKKNVDLNDPAVMEAMLKQLKQKLRAQGLDDNIKLSWRKQTDGKVFHKEDKKTNKRRSKRDEL; encoded by the exons ATGGATGTCAAAG GGTCAGCTGTGAATTATGTCTATGTCAACCCCATGTCATGGTTCGATGCCCAGACCTACTGCAGAAAATACCACACAGACCTGGCCAGTGTGAGAAATGCCGCAGACAACCAGAAGGTACTGGGGGCGATACCTTACTTAGAAACAGTCTGGATCGGCCTTTTCAGAGACACCTGGAAGTGGTCAGATGGAAGTAACTCCTCATTTAGGTTCTGGCAAAATGGGCAACCTAATTACCATGGCGAGACTTACGTGGGTGCAGACTTCAGCGATTCTGGAAAATGGGGGGACTGGACCTTTGACTGGAAGAGAGCATTCATTTGCTATGATCCAG TGGTTACAAAGAAAGTGATGAAAGTGAAGATTGAGAACAAGAAGAATGTGGATCTGAATGACCCTGCTGTGATGGAGGCCATGTTGAAGCAG CTGAAACAGAAGCTGAGGGCCCAGGGGCTGGACGACAACATCAAGCTGAGCTGGAGGAAGCAGACCGATGGAAAAGTCTTCCACAAGGAAGACAAGAAGACAAACAAGAGGAGGAGTAAGAGGGATGAGCTGTAA